A genomic region of Kribbella sp. NBC_00382 contains the following coding sequences:
- the ispG gene encoding flavodoxin-dependent (E)-4-hydroxy-3-methylbut-2-enyl-diphosphate synthase, whose amino-acid sequence MTAVQLGLPELPVLRRKSRALAVGSVPVGGGAPVSVQSMTTTPTADVEATLRQIAELTAAGCQIVRVAVPSQDDADALPAIAAKSGIPVVADIHFQPRYVFAAIDAGCAAVRVNPGNIKQFDDKIAEIARAASAASVPIRIGVNAGSLDQRLLAKYGKATPAALVESALWECSLFEEHGFTDLKISVKHHDPRVMVAAYRELARKCDYPLHLGVTEAGPLFQGTIKSAVAFGVLLAEGIGDTIRVSLSAPPVEEIKVGIGILESLGLRPRRLEIVSCPSCGRAQVDVYKLAEQVTAAFEGFPVPLRVAVMGCVVNGPGEAREADLGVSSGNGKGQIFVKGEIVRTVPESQIVEALLEEAMSHEWPAAVGEDS is encoded by the coding sequence ATGACCGCCGTACAGCTGGGTCTACCAGAGCTGCCGGTGCTACGACGCAAGTCGCGAGCGCTGGCCGTCGGGAGCGTGCCGGTCGGGGGTGGGGCGCCGGTGTCCGTGCAGTCGATGACGACTACGCCGACGGCTGATGTCGAGGCGACGTTGCGGCAGATTGCGGAGCTGACGGCGGCTGGGTGCCAGATCGTGCGGGTGGCGGTGCCTTCGCAGGATGATGCGGATGCGCTGCCTGCGATTGCTGCGAAGTCGGGGATTCCGGTGGTGGCTGACATTCACTTCCAGCCGCGGTACGTGTTCGCGGCGATCGACGCGGGGTGTGCGGCGGTACGGGTGAATCCGGGCAACATCAAGCAGTTCGACGACAAGATCGCGGAGATCGCCCGGGCCGCGTCGGCGGCGTCGGTGCCGATCAGGATCGGCGTCAACGCGGGGTCGCTGGACCAGCGGCTGCTGGCGAAGTACGGGAAAGCCACTCCGGCGGCGCTGGTGGAGTCGGCGTTGTGGGAGTGCTCGCTGTTCGAGGAGCACGGGTTCACCGATCTGAAAATCTCGGTGAAGCACCATGATCCGCGGGTGATGGTGGCCGCCTACCGCGAGCTGGCGCGCAAGTGTGACTACCCGTTGCATCTCGGCGTGACCGAGGCCGGGCCGTTGTTCCAGGGCACGATCAAGTCGGCCGTCGCGTTCGGCGTGCTGCTCGCCGAGGGGATCGGGGACACGATCCGGGTCTCGCTGTCGGCGCCGCCGGTCGAGGAGATCAAGGTCGGGATCGGGATCCTCGAGTCGCTCGGGCTGCGGCCGCGCCGGCTGGAGATCGTCTCCTGCCCGTCGTGTGGGCGCGCGCAGGTGGACGTCTACAAGCTGGCCGAGCAGGTGACAGCTGCGTTCGAAGGCTTCCCGGTACCGCTCCGAGTGGCCGTGATGGGCTGCGTCGTCAACGGACCCGGCGAGGCGCGGGAGGCCGATCTCGGGGTGTCGTCGGGCAACGGCAAGGGCCAGATCTTCGTCAAGGGCGAGATCGTCCGGACCGTCCCGGAGAGCCAGATCGTCGAGGCGCTGCTCGAGGAGGCGATGAGCCACGAGTGGCCTGCGGCTGTGGGGGAGGACTCATGA
- a CDS encoding phosphocholine-specific phospholipase C: MPDLNRRRFMQLAGGTAALAAMSSSIEQAAAIPANRRTGSIEDVEHIVVLMQENRSFDHYFGSLKGVRGFGDPRPVTLPSGKSVFHQQSGTKEILPFRPDADNLGLQFIQDLNHDWAGGHRAFNNGKYDQWIPAKTSTTMAYLTREDIPFHYALADKFTICDSYHCSFIGATDPNRYYMWTGYVGNDGTGGGPVLGNDELGYGWTTYPERLEQAGVSWKIYQDIGDGLDADGGWGWINDPYRGNYGDNSLLYFNNYRNAAPGNPLYDKARTGTNAKAGESFFGQLRDDVQKDKLPQISWIAAPEAFTEHPNWPANYGAWYVSQILEALTSNPEVWSKTALFITYDENDGFFDHEVPPYPPMSASQGLSTVDVKPDLYAGGPSYAAGAYGLGQRVPMLVVSPWSTGGYTCSEVFDHTSIIRFMERRFGVHEPNISPWRRAICGDLTSAFDFDKTDNNPGTLPDTSAYEPPDRDTHPSYVPKPPAVGTMPVQEPGARRTRPLPYAPYVDGATQAGKYQLTFASGNDAGAQFLITSANRTDGPWTYTTEAGKTIADTWNTAYSGGATDLTVHGPNGFLRTFKSKPDTALEITARHNGTTGDLDFTLTNSSTADVIFTLTNSYDGRPKRLKVLKGRTTQYKLNIHHSKQWYDVSVVADTAPTFLRRFAGYVETGEAGVSDPAIITA; the protein is encoded by the coding sequence ATGCCAGATCTGAACCGCCGTCGGTTTATGCAGCTCGCCGGTGGCACCGCCGCGCTCGCGGCGATGTCGAGCAGTATTGAGCAGGCCGCCGCGATCCCGGCCAACCGCCGGACCGGCAGCATCGAGGATGTCGAGCACATCGTCGTCCTGATGCAGGAGAACCGGTCCTTCGACCACTACTTCGGCTCGCTGAAGGGCGTCCGCGGCTTCGGGGACCCGCGCCCGGTCACGCTGCCGAGCGGCAAGTCGGTCTTCCACCAGCAGAGCGGTACGAAGGAGATCCTCCCGTTCCGCCCGGACGCGGACAACCTGGGGCTGCAGTTCATCCAGGACCTGAACCACGACTGGGCCGGCGGCCACCGCGCGTTCAACAACGGCAAGTACGACCAGTGGATCCCGGCCAAGACGTCGACCACGATGGCGTACCTGACCCGCGAGGACATCCCGTTCCACTACGCGCTGGCGGACAAGTTCACCATCTGCGACTCGTACCACTGCTCGTTCATCGGCGCCACCGACCCGAACCGCTACTACATGTGGACCGGCTACGTCGGCAACGACGGTACCGGCGGCGGCCCGGTCCTCGGCAACGACGAGCTGGGCTACGGCTGGACGACGTACCCGGAACGGCTCGAGCAGGCCGGCGTCTCGTGGAAGATCTACCAGGACATCGGCGACGGCCTCGACGCCGACGGCGGGTGGGGCTGGATCAACGACCCGTACCGCGGCAACTACGGCGACAACTCGCTGCTGTACTTCAACAACTACCGCAACGCCGCGCCGGGCAACCCGCTGTACGACAAGGCACGGACCGGTACGAACGCCAAGGCAGGCGAGAGCTTCTTCGGTCAGCTGCGTGACGACGTCCAGAAGGACAAGCTCCCGCAGATCTCCTGGATCGCGGCGCCCGAGGCGTTCACCGAGCACCCGAACTGGCCGGCCAACTACGGCGCCTGGTACGTCTCGCAGATCCTCGAAGCGCTCACCTCGAACCCCGAGGTCTGGAGCAAGACCGCGCTGTTCATCACGTACGACGAGAACGACGGCTTCTTCGACCACGAGGTCCCGCCGTACCCGCCGATGTCCGCGTCGCAGGGTCTGTCGACCGTCGACGTCAAACCCGACCTGTACGCCGGTGGCCCGAGCTACGCCGCCGGTGCGTACGGGCTCGGCCAGCGGGTCCCGATGCTCGTCGTCTCGCCGTGGAGCACCGGCGGGTACACCTGCTCGGAGGTCTTCGACCACACCTCGATCATCCGCTTCATGGAGCGACGGTTCGGGGTGCACGAGCCGAACATCTCGCCCTGGCGGCGGGCGATCTGCGGTGACCTCACCTCGGCGTTCGACTTCGACAAGACCGACAACAACCCCGGTACGTTGCCCGACACCTCGGCGTACGAGCCGCCGGACCGCGACACCCACCCGAGCTACGTGCCCAAGCCCCCGGCGGTCGGCACCATGCCGGTCCAGGAGCCGGGCGCCCGGCGGACCAGGCCGTTGCCCTACGCACCGTACGTCGACGGCGCCACCCAGGCCGGCAAGTACCAGCTGACGTTTGCCTCCGGCAACGATGCGGGCGCGCAGTTCCTGATCACCTCGGCGAACCGCACCGACGGCCCGTGGACCTACACCACCGAAGCCGGCAAGACGATCGCCGACACTTGGAACACCGCCTACTCCGGCGGCGCCACCGACCTGACCGTCCACGGCCCGAACGGCTTCCTCCGCACCTTCAAGTCCAAGCCCGACACCGCCCTCGAGATCACCGCCCGCCACAACGGCACCACCGGCGACCTCGACTTCACCCTCACCAACAGCAGCACGGCTGACGTCATCTTCACCCTCACGAACTCGTACGACGGCCGCCCCAAGCGCTTGAAGGTCCTCAAGGGCCGCACGACGCAGTACAAGCTGAACATCCACCACAGCAAGCAGTGGTACGACGTATCGGTGGTCGCCGACACCGCCCCAACGTTCCTCCGCCGCTTCGCCGGCTACGTAGAAACCGGCGAAGCAGGCGTCAGCGACCCCGCCATCATCACCGCCTGA
- a CDS encoding family 2 encapsulin nanocompartment cargo protein polyprenyl transferase — translation MSTLQHASQAAGAGRSAQQLLAWSRDQVEPALRAAVGKMPLATQRITNYHFGWEDEEGAPANADGGKALRPALVLLAAQAVGGTAEAAVPAAVAVELVHNFSLLHDDVMDCDLTRRHRATAWSVFGLGPAILAGDALLSLAFEVLVDSGNHRADEGSRMLGAAVQELVDGQLSDSHFETRDDVVLAECVRMAQLKTGALLGCSTALGALFGGGRTEQVDHLRLYGEDLGLAYQYVDDLLGIWGDPKVTGKPVHSDLSRRKKSLPAIAALTSGTDAGRELAALYHRKDELSGAELAHAADLIEATGARDQSQLQADALLAASLGELASAQALEPAAAELEQLARLATRRDR, via the coding sequence ATGTCCACTCTCCAGCACGCGAGCCAGGCCGCCGGCGCCGGCCGGTCTGCTCAGCAACTCCTGGCCTGGAGCCGCGATCAGGTCGAACCCGCACTCCGTGCCGCGGTCGGAAAGATGCCGCTGGCAACTCAGCGGATCACCAACTACCACTTCGGCTGGGAGGACGAGGAAGGAGCTCCAGCCAACGCTGACGGGGGCAAAGCGCTCCGCCCAGCGCTGGTACTCCTGGCTGCTCAAGCCGTTGGCGGTACTGCGGAAGCTGCGGTTCCCGCTGCGGTAGCGGTGGAGCTGGTCCACAACTTCTCGCTGCTGCACGACGACGTGATGGACTGCGACCTGACCCGGCGGCACCGGGCGACCGCGTGGTCCGTTTTCGGTCTCGGCCCGGCGATCCTGGCCGGTGACGCATTGCTCAGTCTGGCGTTCGAAGTACTCGTTGACAGCGGCAACCATCGGGCGGACGAAGGGTCCAGGATGCTGGGCGCTGCGGTCCAGGAGCTGGTCGACGGGCAACTGTCGGACTCGCACTTCGAGACCCGCGACGACGTCGTACTGGCGGAGTGCGTGCGGATGGCTCAGCTCAAGACGGGCGCGCTGCTCGGGTGCTCGACGGCACTCGGTGCGCTCTTCGGCGGCGGCCGGACCGAGCAGGTCGACCACCTGCGCTTGTACGGCGAGGATCTCGGGCTCGCCTACCAGTACGTGGATGATCTGCTGGGTATCTGGGGGGACCCCAAGGTCACGGGCAAGCCGGTGCACTCGGACCTGAGTCGGCGGAAGAAGTCGCTGCCGGCGATCGCTGCGCTGACCTCTGGTACGGACGCCGGTCGTGAGCTTGCGGCGCTGTACCACCGCAAGGACGAACTGTCCGGCGCTGAGTTGGCGCACGCAGCGGACCTGATCGAGGCGACCGGAGCACGAGACCAGAGCCAGCTGCAGGCAGACGCGCTACTGGCTGCCTCCCTGGGCGAACTGGCTTCTGCGCAAGCACTCGAGCCGGCCGCTGCCGAGTTGGAACAACTGGCCAGATTGGCTACGCGCCGCGATCGCTGA
- the ispH gene encoding 4-hydroxy-3-methylbut-2-enyl diphosphate reductase, whose protein sequence is MTTRTILLASPRSFCAGVERAIEVVEQLLAQRSHPIYVRKQIVHNTHVVADLESRGAVFVDELEAVPDGATVVFSAHGVSPAVRSEADRRGLDVIDATCPLVTKVHAEARRYAARGDTIILIGHAGHEEVEGTMGEALNQTLLVETVEDVARLQVEDPSRVSYLTQTTLAVDETTAILDALRNKFRALKGPSEADICYATTNRQEALAAIAEEADLVLVVGSTNSSNSRRLVELAHKHGTPAYLVDDASGVEVDWLAGVRVVGLTAGASAPPRLVDGVIDWLREFGPVDVVEREITQETIHFTLPSAVRQA, encoded by the coding sequence ATGACGACACGCACCATCCTGCTGGCTTCACCGCGCTCGTTCTGTGCCGGTGTCGAGCGGGCCATCGAAGTGGTCGAGCAGTTGCTCGCCCAGCGCAGCCATCCGATCTACGTCCGCAAACAGATCGTCCACAACACCCACGTCGTCGCGGATCTGGAGAGCCGGGGGGCCGTCTTCGTCGACGAACTGGAAGCAGTACCGGACGGCGCGACCGTCGTCTTCTCGGCCCATGGAGTGTCCCCGGCGGTCCGCAGTGAGGCGGACCGTCGGGGGCTGGACGTGATCGACGCGACCTGCCCACTCGTCACCAAGGTGCACGCTGAAGCACGCCGGTACGCCGCCCGCGGCGACACCATCATCTTGATCGGCCACGCGGGGCACGAGGAGGTCGAGGGAACGATGGGGGAGGCGCTGAACCAGACGCTGCTGGTCGAGACGGTCGAGGACGTCGCCCGGTTGCAGGTCGAGGATCCTTCGCGCGTTTCTTATCTGACCCAGACAACGCTGGCGGTGGACGAGACGACGGCCATCTTGGATGCCTTGCGCAACAAGTTCCGCGCTTTGAAGGGTCCGTCCGAGGCGGACATCTGCTATGCGACGACCAATCGGCAGGAAGCGCTCGCCGCCATCGCCGAGGAGGCCGACCTCGTCCTGGTGGTCGGCTCCACCAACTCGTCCAACTCGCGCCGGCTGGTCGAACTGGCGCACAAGCACGGCACCCCGGCGTACCTGGTCGACGACGCGTCGGGAGTCGAGGTCGACTGGCTCGCCGGGGTGCGCGTCGTCGGTCTGACGGCCGGCGCCTCGGCGCCGCCACGACTCGTGGACGGGGTGATCGACTGGCTGCGCGAGTTCGGGCCGGTCGACGTGGTCGAGCGGGAGATCACCCAGGAGACCATCCACTTCACCCTCCCATCAGCGGTGAGGCAAGCATGA
- a CDS encoding ATP-binding protein, with protein MKLVGREQELRVLRSALRAVPGLVLVVGEAGVGKSRLVAEVQGSHTGRWLVGQCRPVEEQIPLAPVLEAIGEPVLRSGTRHAVFSSVLEQLSGAGPTVLVVEDLHWADPGTLQLLRFLAGRLPREFVLIGTYRPEDTQHAGEITALAGCVPTGARATEVRVQPLEPPAVQELAAGLLGVKSLPTALADELVKRTGGLPFVVEELLRDETLGRGDTLLRALASKPAPVALRASLTIRLQQLPDSSRAVIRAAAVLDAPASEAILGVVAEVSGHQLTAAMDAGLARGLLGEPKPGLYDLRHALARRAIYETIPPDEVRRLHRRAAGALAAVEPPDHAQIAVHSRLGGSLGDWMIHSELAAEHAVSRGDHAAAVCQLTEMLELEALPWGDRARLAVKLGQAASATGALEDAVATLRTVLGGSSVASAVRGRLRLALGLLLSEQAGEICAGRRELAAAVSELGSDPESAAWALSALAVPTMGPDSIAEQRGWLEHALLLVGDHAEGAGQLAVRRNQARFRLALGEVDEADGVEVASGLAWLGHDRRSTALLDRAAETENPFTRTAIAAVRARLDFAAGNWSGLADRLARARLEAANLPLVRAELDLVDGRLRLAQGDVAGGKQLLESVLDTTVRGPWPLRAAAAAALGPYADAPVDECIAMVIHKHGWAWASDLLTCAFSGLPHSKVATHELAARFTAAVDDLDAPAATAAVSLIHAVLEQSPDLFTTAADQYRAMGRHYDESIALEARGRLLLAHGDPNDLISIANTYEAMGARADARRCREALREAGVPITPKRGRRGYGNALSPRELEVARLAAEGLSNTRIAATLTLSVSTIEDHLSHAMRKLEVHSRHDLAPHLTR; from the coding sequence GTGAAGTTGGTGGGGAGGGAGCAAGAGCTCCGGGTACTACGATCCGCGCTGCGGGCCGTTCCCGGGCTGGTACTGGTCGTCGGGGAAGCAGGGGTCGGCAAGAGCCGGTTGGTCGCGGAGGTACAGGGATCGCACACCGGCCGATGGCTGGTCGGCCAGTGCCGGCCGGTGGAGGAGCAGATCCCTCTGGCTCCCGTGCTCGAAGCCATCGGAGAGCCGGTACTGCGCTCAGGTACGCGCCACGCCGTCTTCAGCTCCGTGCTGGAGCAGCTGTCCGGCGCCGGACCGACCGTTCTCGTGGTGGAGGATCTGCATTGGGCCGACCCTGGAACCCTGCAACTGCTGCGTTTCCTCGCGGGCCGGCTGCCTCGCGAGTTCGTGCTGATCGGCACGTACCGTCCGGAGGACACTCAGCATGCGGGCGAGATCACGGCGCTGGCTGGCTGCGTACCAACGGGGGCGCGGGCGACCGAAGTACGGGTTCAGCCGTTGGAGCCTCCTGCAGTACAAGAGTTGGCCGCTGGTTTGCTCGGCGTGAAGTCGTTGCCGACGGCATTGGCCGATGAGTTGGTCAAGCGCACCGGCGGTCTTCCGTTTGTCGTCGAGGAGCTCCTTCGTGACGAAACGCTGGGGCGCGGCGATACATTGCTGCGGGCCTTGGCTAGCAAACCGGCGCCCGTCGCTTTGCGGGCCTCGCTCACCATTCGGCTTCAGCAGCTTCCGGACTCTTCCCGCGCGGTGATCCGCGCTGCCGCCGTACTCGATGCGCCTGCGTCAGAAGCGATCCTGGGCGTCGTCGCCGAGGTCTCCGGGCACCAGTTGACGGCTGCGATGGACGCCGGGTTGGCCCGCGGTCTCCTCGGCGAACCGAAACCAGGCCTATACGACCTGCGCCATGCGCTCGCTCGTCGCGCGATCTACGAGACGATCCCGCCGGACGAAGTACGACGACTGCATCGCCGGGCCGCTGGCGCGCTGGCTGCGGTCGAGCCTCCGGATCATGCGCAAATCGCTGTGCACTCACGGCTTGGTGGGTCTCTTGGGGACTGGATGATCCACTCGGAGCTTGCTGCCGAGCATGCGGTCAGCCGGGGCGATCATGCTGCGGCCGTCTGCCAGTTGACGGAGATGCTGGAGTTGGAGGCGTTGCCGTGGGGGGATCGCGCGCGGTTGGCAGTGAAGCTGGGGCAGGCTGCGTCGGCTACTGGTGCGCTTGAGGATGCTGTCGCGACACTTCGGACTGTACTGGGCGGCTCTAGCGTTGCGAGTGCTGTTCGCGGGCGGTTGCGGTTGGCGTTGGGGTTGTTGCTTTCTGAGCAGGCGGGGGAGATCTGCGCCGGGCGGCGGGAGCTGGCGGCGGCTGTCAGCGAGTTGGGTTCGGATCCGGAGTCGGCGGCTTGGGCTTTGTCGGCGTTGGCGGTACCGACGATGGGGCCTGACTCGATTGCTGAGCAGCGTGGGTGGCTGGAGCACGCGCTGCTTTTGGTGGGTGATCATGCAGAGGGGGCGGGGCAACTCGCAGTACGGCGGAATCAGGCGCGGTTCCGGTTGGCTCTTGGTGAAGTCGACGAGGCTGATGGGGTTGAGGTCGCCAGCGGGTTGGCGTGGTTGGGGCACGATCGGCGCAGTACCGCGTTGCTCGACCGCGCCGCCGAAACCGAGAACCCTTTCACCAGAACAGCAATCGCCGCGGTCAGGGCGCGACTGGACTTTGCTGCCGGCAACTGGTCCGGCCTGGCGGACCGCCTGGCCCGGGCCCGCCTAGAGGCAGCCAACCTACCTTTGGTGCGTGCCGAACTGGACCTCGTCGACGGCCGCCTCCGCCTGGCCCAAGGTGATGTTGCTGGAGGCAAACAACTACTCGAGTCGGTCCTGGACACGACTGTCCGCGGCCCGTGGCCCCTCCGCGCGGCTGCGGCAGCTGCCCTCGGCCCTTACGCCGACGCTCCTGTGGACGAATGCATCGCCATGGTGATCCACAAGCACGGCTGGGCCTGGGCGAGCGACCTACTGACCTGCGCCTTCAGCGGGCTCCCTCATTCAAAGGTCGCCACACACGAACTGGCGGCAAGGTTCACCGCGGCGGTCGACGACTTGGACGCGCCCGCCGCGACGGCGGCTGTCTCGCTGATCCACGCCGTCCTCGAGCAATCACCAGACCTGTTCACCACCGCCGCCGACCAATACCGAGCAATGGGCAGACACTACGACGAATCCATAGCCCTGGAAGCCCGCGGCCGACTCCTACTGGCTCACGGTGACCCCAACGACCTGATCTCGATCGCCAACACCTACGAAGCAATGGGCGCCCGAGCCGACGCCCGCCGCTGCCGCGAAGCTCTCCGCGAAGCAGGCGTCCCCATCACCCCCAAACGAGGCCGCCGAGGCTACGGCAACGCCCTCTCCCCAAGAGAACTAGAAGTAGCCCGCCTAGCCGCAGAAGGCCTCAGCAACACCCGCATCGCCGCTACTCTCACCCTCTCCGTAAGCACCATAGAAGACCACCTCTCCCACGCCATGCGAAAACTAGAAGTCCACTCCCGCCACGACCTAGCCCCCCACCTAACCCGCTAA
- a CDS encoding bestrophin-like domain, with translation MNLLVSGLFWVVGVMAVTAVLAVVLRRARQREGREANNEVAGQVFTVVGGVNVVIAAFVLISLFDAMDKAQDTTYDEANALVAVQWASESLAPADRVKVEELTQSYATVVSEQEWPDMKAGRPTSAEGWTLLSNLQTTVERAKTTTERQENSRVEAANQVWNVYQARQVRLNAAGSGVSAVVWFAIMVGSVMSVALMFMFGGPGLYSYAIIVSMLSGAIGLLLFAIYQLQNPFSGGASVGPDAFVAALARLSHGG, from the coding sequence ATGAATCTTCTGGTGAGTGGTCTGTTCTGGGTGGTCGGGGTGATGGCGGTGACCGCCGTGCTGGCGGTCGTCCTGCGCCGGGCTCGGCAACGGGAGGGCCGTGAGGCGAACAACGAGGTAGCCGGCCAGGTCTTCACGGTTGTCGGCGGGGTGAACGTGGTGATCGCCGCGTTCGTGCTGATCTCGTTGTTCGACGCGATGGACAAGGCGCAGGACACGACGTACGACGAAGCGAACGCGCTCGTCGCGGTGCAGTGGGCGAGTGAGTCGCTCGCGCCGGCGGATCGGGTGAAGGTCGAGGAGCTGACCCAGTCGTACGCGACCGTGGTGTCGGAGCAGGAGTGGCCGGACATGAAGGCGGGCCGGCCGACCAGCGCCGAGGGATGGACGCTGTTGTCCAACCTGCAGACGACGGTCGAACGCGCGAAGACGACGACCGAGCGGCAGGAGAACAGTCGCGTCGAGGCCGCCAACCAGGTCTGGAACGTCTACCAGGCAAGGCAGGTGCGGCTGAACGCCGCGGGCAGCGGGGTCAGTGCGGTCGTCTGGTTCGCGATCATGGTCGGCAGCGTGATGTCGGTGGCGCTGATGTTCATGTTCGGCGGGCCGGGGCTGTACTCGTACGCGATCATCGTGTCGATGCTGTCCGGGGCGATCGGGCTGCTGCTGTTCGCGATCTACCAGCTGCAGAACCCGTTCAGCGGTGGCGCGAGTGTGGGGCCTGACGCCTTCGTCGCGGCGCTGGCCAGGCTGAGTCACGGCGGATGA
- a CDS encoding DUF6923 family protein — protein MARPSIARPLVAPLAGVRPVLRASAGVGAFVLACLTTVLVAGSSDAAADCSMLQFQTAGYSSLSRLALVELPSGRSTDLGRLDYQINAAGYAKDQDLVYGIATRDRSGWLRRRPHLVTVDRRGAVTDLGQVRVGVGGVADPTAGAVAGSRLYLRDGHRLYTMDIDPGSTTYKSVVKVVHLSSVLLALSVDDFAVNPVDGLLYGISTSGQKARVVSLDPQRGKVKVVATVRGIPGRDSYSSVVMSGGVLYAVRTGYGSRSHLYRVGLDGSSTSLATLPAAVGSDAAGCLYTAPPPPPPPPPPTPTPTPPRPTPTPTPKPSPTPTPTPTPTPSPTPTPTPTPPPSVRPSPPPTPTPTPTPSPTPTPVADLPLAPPPPPTPTPTPTPRPIRPTPSEITIAPQTAATPPPNDRTVQVLRRWSLATLLVVLTGGAAMAAQRRMHR, from the coding sequence ATGGCCCGTCCTTCGATTGCCCGCCCTTTGGTTGCCCCGCTCGCCGGCGTACGCCCCGTACTGCGTGCGTCGGCGGGTGTGGGTGCCTTCGTCCTCGCTTGCCTGACGACCGTACTGGTTGCGGGCTCGTCGGATGCGGCTGCGGACTGCTCGATGCTGCAGTTCCAGACGGCGGGGTACAGCTCTTTGTCGCGGTTGGCATTGGTGGAGTTGCCGTCGGGGCGGAGTACCGACCTTGGACGGCTCGACTACCAGATCAACGCTGCGGGTTATGCCAAAGATCAGGACCTGGTTTATGGGATCGCTACGCGGGACAGGTCGGGGTGGTTGCGTCGGCGGCCGCACCTGGTGACCGTCGATCGCCGCGGCGCCGTCACCGATCTCGGTCAGGTGAGGGTCGGTGTCGGTGGGGTCGCCGACCCGACGGCCGGGGCGGTGGCGGGGTCGCGGCTGTACCTGCGCGACGGGCATCGGCTGTACACGATGGACATCGACCCGGGCAGTACGACGTACAAGTCAGTCGTGAAGGTGGTGCATCTGTCGTCGGTGTTGCTGGCGTTGTCGGTGGATGATTTCGCGGTGAATCCGGTGGACGGGTTGCTCTATGGGATCTCGACGTCTGGGCAGAAGGCTCGGGTGGTGAGTCTGGATCCTCAACGGGGCAAGGTGAAAGTCGTCGCTACTGTGCGGGGGATACCTGGGCGCGACTCTTATAGCTCGGTGGTGATGTCGGGCGGGGTGCTGTACGCCGTGCGGACAGGGTATGGCTCGCGGAGCCACCTGTATCGCGTGGGGCTGGACGGCTCTTCGACCTCTTTGGCGACCTTGCCGGCTGCTGTCGGCTCTGATGCCGCGGGCTGTCTTTACACCGCACCTCCGCCGCCACCACCTCCGCCTCCGCCGACCCCGACTCCTACGCCGCCTCGGCCTACGCCGACGCCAACTCCCAAGCCCTCTCCGACTCCGACGCCTACTCCGACACCCACGCCTTCTCCCACTCCTACGCCTACTCCCACGCCGCCTCCTTCTGTGCGGCCTTCGCCTCCCCCCACGCCTACGCCGACACCCACGCCGTCGCCGACTCCGACGCCCGTGGCCGATCTCCCGCTGGCGCCGCCTCCGCCTCCGACCCCGACGCCCACGCCGACTCCCCGTCCGATCCGGCCCACTCCTTCGGAGATCACCATCGCTCCCCAGACGGCCGCCACCCCACCTCCCAACGACCGTACGGTCCAAGTCCTCCGTCGCTGGTCCCTGGCCACGCTCCTGGTGGTTCTGACCGGTGGCGCCGCCATGGCCGCCCAACGCCGAATGCATCGGTGA